ACGCCAAAGAGCTGAGGCCCAACTCGGGCAAGATCTTCAAGTTCGGCTCTAAGCCCGGCCTGCTGATCCGACTCCGCGACGGCAGTTACCGGGCCTTCTCGGCTACCTGTACGCATCTGAACTGCAACGTGCAGTATCGCGCCGACATGCAAAGGATTTGGTGCGCCTGCCACAACGGAATGTTTGACCTGAACGGGAGAAACGTGTCGGGGCCTCCGCCGCGGCCGCTCGAAGACTACGCCGTTCACCTGCGCGGCGAGGACATCGTCGTCCAACGGAAAAAGGCGGGGTAGCGATGGGCAGCCTCGGGCAAGTCATCCGCCGG
This genomic window from Candidatus Acidiferrales bacterium contains:
- a CDS encoding ubiquinol-cytochrome c reductase iron-sulfur subunit produces the protein MTMPSHPVAEESRAKSRRRFIQVVLGSGIVASIVSFLYPALRYMIPPTTGELGSDTVVAGNAKELRPNSGKIFKFGSKPGLLIRLRDGSYRAFSATCTHLNCNVQYRADMQRIWCACHNGMFDLNGRNVSGPPPRPLEDYAVHLRGEDIVVQRKKAG